The following DNA comes from Limnobacter sp. SAORIC-580.
CACTGGGCGGGGAAAACCTTCCCTATTCGCTGTGGATAAAATTTTCAGCCTGTTGATTTTGTGCAGTTTTTGGTTGGTTGATTAAAAACTGAGCATGGGCTCTAGAGACTATCAACTCTTGCTATTTCAGCTTTCCCAGCGATAGCCAACACCCGCTTGGCGGATGCGGTTCCAGATAGCCTCTTTCTCCTCGTCGCTTTTAAACAGCCAACCATCGACTTCGTCCAGAGTGCGACCACACCCCATGCAAA
Coding sequences within:
- a CDS encoding DUF1289 domain-containing protein; this encodes MSKPEYANLPVWPQADTPCVGFCSTNLGDDICMGCGRTLDEVDGWLFKSDEEKEAIWNRIRQAGVGYRWES